The following nucleotide sequence is from Columba livia isolate bColLiv1 breed racing homer chromosome 13, bColLiv1.pat.W.v2, whole genome shotgun sequence.
AGTTCAAGGGGAAGAACCTACAGCTATGCCTAAGAGAGAAACTGCTTTAAGCCCCGCTTTGCACCTTGGGCCGCTGGCCGAAGCGACCCGTGTTTTTGTAGCACAAAGCCACCTCTGCAGGTTTGCAGCACAGGTTTGCTGCTCCGTGCCTTTTGTGTTGTGTAATTCCAGTTACTTATTGTGTGACATTGCATCCTTAAGACTCTTTTCCCTGTAAACCTGATACAGCCTTTATCTTGAAAGAGTCTGTTCTGCTGTGGGTGCAGCATTTCAGCAGTTAGAGCCATCCTGAAGAGGACGGACTTGTCCATTATTGATACTCTTGTACTTGCATTCctagattaatatttattttttccttcttcttattAACTGTTACAGAAAGGGAACTGTAGCATATTAACATATTTCCCTCATTAAGCACATAATGAGCTAAACTGCTGCATTCTTAATTGCTTTCCTAAATGACCAGGGAAGGGAAAGCCTTTCACTGAAATTTAACTCCTGATGTGATTTCTTACAATAATTAGCGCATTAGATTAGCGTCATGGATTTTCAGtctctatttcttctccttaTTAGGTCGGGGGAATCAAAGACAAAGTCCTGGCTGCGCACCGGGCGGGCCTGAAGAGAATCATCATCCCTCGGAGAAACGAGAAGGACCTGGAAGAGATCGCGGTGAACGTGCGGCAGGATTTGACGTTCGTCATGGCGAGCTGTCTCGACGAGGTTCTCAACGCGGCTTTCGACGGAGGGTTTGCAGTTCAGCCCAAAGGCGAGCGTTTGAATAGTAAACTCTAAGCAGACAAGCTGAGATTAGGTCTGTATCCCATTTAATAGAGATCAGTAACTATCAGCTGTGTACGCATCAAGTAGAACGATGAGCTAAAGGTGATTGTTTCAATGCGGGTGCAAAACGCAATCGAAATACAAAGCAGTTGGCAACCTGAAAACACATCTAAGAggcatttgctgctttttatcttgaaaataataatcttttCCTGATAGATTTGAGCATAAGAGAGTGAAAGCTGTTAGAAATCATTCATGTCAGCAGCTGGTTACACCTCGAAAGAGGACAAACCCACAAACAGAATAATACACAATTCCATGAGCTCTATTCAGAGGACACAAATGGCAGCAAACGCAGCACGGCCAGAGTCCAATAGATGGGGTTGTTACCAAAAAGCAAACTGATTCAGCACAGAGTTCACTGATTTAGGAAATAGTGTTCGATATGCCAGGGAGCAAAAGCATCACAGGATAAACAAGGGGGTTGCAATCAAAAATAATGCAGCTTGACTCTGGGATGCCTGCGGTCACAGTTCAGCCTCTGAGAATTAAATCCACTTAAATGCCAAGAAAATACTGGATCAATAATCGCAGTCTGTGAGTCACGAGGTTTATGGAAGCGCATCAGCGTCCGTCTCGGCTCCGAGGACGTCACTGAAGATGGAAATGCAAACTTGTGGAAGATGCTGGAGTTCTTCGCTGGGTTTTATGGGGTCAACCACAAAAGAAGACGCAGGATGTTACAATTGTCGCGCTCTCGTTCTGACACAAACCGTGCTTATGACATGTAAATTGTAGCAGTGACAAAAGCCTAATCTAGAACAGCCTAAAATCAAAATAAcagcttgttttgctttcatttccatAGATAGCAAGCTGATTTACCTGGAACATAATAGCACTGATAAGTAAAAAATGCAGTGGGTATTTCTGCACCTGCTTTACAAAGATTTTACAACTTTAACAGAAGGCTTCATCTAATAAAAAGATCAAAATAAAACGCTTGTGGTTCAGTATGTTAAGAATTCTCCTCTCGTTCCCTCGGTTCACGGTCAGGCGGCACACACGTCCGGGGATGCTCTCTGCCTTGCGCAAACACCTCCGCACAGCGCACAGAAACTCGACCATCCTACAACCCCGGAGGCTACGGGGACTATCGTGCTGCTTTGCCTCCAGTCAAACCCGGGGGGAACACAATTAGTTACCAACCGTAGTGCATCTCAGCTcacagtgctgtgctgctctgcactCGTGAGAACAGACACACGTGGAGTCCCAGGGCTGGCTGTTTACACGTGgagaaaaccagcattttttgAAGATAGGAAGTACTGCTAAAAAATAGACCTTTTCCACAGCAACTTCACTACAGCAAACAGGGCGTTGTTCCCAAAAAGAGTGAAGCAATGACTTTGTCACCTCACTGCAATTCCTGAGCCCCATCCacacaggctgcaggtgaggGTTCATTCCCCTCTGGAGCCATTGGGCTCTACTTACAGCTCCTCATGTTCCTTCTTCTTAGTTGTTGAGatgatttttaaacaaaatttacGCATTACCCCACTTCAGtaccttttcttttgcttccacTGAACGCTGTCAAGAACATCAACCTGTGCAGCAACAAGCCAGAGCTGTACAGAACTTTCATTTCAATACACTAGGGATTATTCTGCTTTGCAACGGACAAATGGACCTGATATTAAACATCCATACCTCAGAATATACCATaaggtagctaaagcttacCCAAGGTGAaaagcaagcagcagcagcacctgtaTCCACACTATCAATTGCTGCTGACAGTAACTACCCCACTAGTGCAGCTGGGGCTTGAATCACAGGAGCATCAAGGAAGCCCCTGGGTAACACCACCCAACAGCTCACCTGCTTTGATTCTAAAGCACGACCGCAAACAACCAGCAAGAAACCTCAGAACCCAGATACTAACATCCAGATTTGTCAATCATTTTCCTTCtaaagctcattttttttaagggcAATGACAACCAGCAGAGGTCCTGCTGACAAACAAATGCATGATCTGCTGCACTTCATCTCACCTGTTAAAGACACACGTGAATACTCTTTCCCAACACAGCAAAGTAAAACGGTgctttctaaaataaacagCTACTGCTCAGACAATGCCAGGCTTTAACACACCATTTATTTTAGCTAAGCTCAAACTGTACAGATTTCTACTATGTTTGATTTTGTCATTTGCAACAGACTCAGCAGATCCTCCCGCTCTTTGGAGCCCCACTGAACTGGGTTTAACGCTGCTGAGGATCTGGGCCTGAGGATAATTTGCTTAATCATTCCATCTGATGACGGGCAGCAAGTGTGTTCTACACATTTTTTGTATAAACGGCAGCCCAAGGCAGCGGGGACTCCACCAGTCAGGCTGTTCCTCTAAAACACGGCGTTTAGCCAGTTTCTGTCACAGACCAGCACAGAAACCTGACGTAAATGTAGACAAGCTTAATTACTGACTTTAGAACACAGCAACCAATTAGTTGTATattcataaggaaaaaaatgctagcTGGTGGGATGGCATTTATCTGTCACCAGTACATCTTTGAAATTAAATCTGTGCACAATTTGAACAGCCTAAATACCCAATTTTAAGAAGTGAAACTTTTACTCCATGTAGTCAACTATTTCTGTAGTACTTTATTAATCCAACCAGATGGATTTGATGCTCCTTACCTGTAGAACTACTTACCTCATCACACATCAAAGTAATAGGAACAAGAGCCGTCTTAATAGATCAACCTCTGCTAAGAGGGACGGTAAATAAGCCATAGTTTAACGTGTTACAAAAGGCAATAACCAGCCTGCCTCCCCAGACGCTCAGGTTTGACAAGGATTTCTCGCAGGTAGCTCAATGAAACAGCTTTCCACCTTCCTCTTTGTCGCGTAACACAAGCGGCACCGCGCACGGCGGGGCTACATCTGGCACGGCGGGGCTACATCTGGCACGGCGCGCAGAGCAGCGTCCTCCGCCGCCCCGCGGCCGCTGACTCGCGCCCTCAGCGCTGCCTGCACCTCCCTGCAACCACGCACAAAATCCCGTCACCACTGTTGCTTCGGTAACGACCAGAAGACGTGAGGACAAGAAACTGAGCAAGAATATCAGTGTCGATCTTTGAgctaaagcaaaaagcaaaagtgggtgggttttttttaatttgccagATATTCTTTTAATGACAAATATAAAAAGGCTGAAAACATCTCATTCTgactgccttaaaaaaaaaaaagagaaacaaatggTCTGTTTTTAGAATTACAAATACTGTGTAAGACAATACCTTCTTCGTActgcaaaaccaacaaacacaaGAATGCAATCAGTTTTCTAAGCATCTCTAAatttgaaatgtgatttttttttttaatttggaagatTCTTAATAATTGTTCATTTTTGTTAGGAGATAACTCAAAGTACAACAACACCTCGAGCTGTTTTTAAAGGAGCTTTCTTTCCTGATACATCTCTGAACACAGGCACTCCTCTCGAGTTCAGTACATTCACAAAGCAGCTCAATTAAGGACAGTATCACCAATGAACTGACTACTGGAAGGAGACTAAATTTACCAAACATACAGAAATAGAAGCTTTACCATAGCAATTATGCATATCAAAAGATGACACGGGTAATGAGttttaaaaagatacaaaagagagaaaaacctgaattacagaaaagaaagtcatatttatttaatgaaaaactagaagttaataaaaattagcaaatacacaaaaaatataCACAAACAGCAGCAATACTATGTAGTGACTTACAAAGGgggcggggaggaggggaagcagCGGCGGACAGACCGCTCAGCATGGCTTGTCAGtcaaggggaggaaaaaacaccAACGAAAACACGAAACAGTATCCTCGTCAACAGTACAATCAATCTACAAACGAgtttttagaattattttacaACATGTCCTGTAGAATCGATTCTTAATACAAAAGATGTCCATTTCGGGTGTATATATATTCTCAGTGGTTTACTGTGgacttattttaaatatattagtGTTACTACATGCAACTGCTTCCTGTACTTTACCAGCCTCTCCTTTTATTTACCTTCATTTACGTCTACCCTCCATCTACCCAATAATTTGACAGTCAAAGATGGTTACCCTAGTTCAGCTAAATTAAACTCAACCTTTTTCAACACTGGCCTGAAGGGGTTTGATTGCCATTTCAACACATGGATATAGTTACGTTGATGCCTAAATTGCCGTTTTCTGCAAAGAGCTGTGCGATGCTGGTGTCAAAGACTAGGCAGTCACTATTCATGATGGCTGTCGCGATTCCCTCGTGAATGGAGCGAGGAGTCGCCTCCCAAGTCAGTCGCCGCCTGTGACCGTTCAGCTCGAGCCGATACGCAAAGTTTTCCGCTTGCTTGCGGGTTCCTATCAGCTGTACGATCGCAAAGAACTGCTGGTGACCATCATACTTCTCCTGTTTCTCCAATACTAACATGAAATGAAAGCCAAAACAAGACTGCATCATAACCCAGTCAACAGCACCAGGGAGGTTAATGTCTGTGGCGAGGAACACGATGTCTTCTCCCTGCAGCGTGGTGATGGACTTGTGCTGATGCATCAGGTGCGGCATCACGGCATCCAGGGAGCCCTGCCATTTACACGAGGCACCGGGGCACGGGCAGGAGTAAGGCCTGAACTCGCACAGCTCCTCGTGGTCTGCTTTTTCCGTGTGCGGCAAAGTTATCTCGCAGCCGGACGAGGCGTATTTACACGGGAATAGTACAGAATTGGCAACTTTCTCCATGGCCAGGTTGCGGATGGAGCCCAGCGGGCCACGGCAAGTCGGGCAGCACGTGAGTTTGGGGCGACAGTTGCTACAGACGAGGTGGCCGCTCTGACACTGCAGGATGGGCGGCAGCACATAGTCGAAGCACACGGGGCACTCGAAGAGGCTCGCCAGGTCATTGTTGGAGGCGGTGGTGCCGGTCAGCGCGGGCACCCGCTGCGACGGCGTGCACTTGGACGTACCCGTGGGCAGCGCGGTCGCCGTCTGACGGCTCATCTCTGCAACACAGGACACAAGGACAGTGAGGGGCTAAGCCAATCCTATGTTCCTCCGCATGCAGTATTTGATTTACAAAGAAGCTTCCAAATAAAATAGAtacagacagaagcaaaaaaccACATGTCATTCAAACTGTGGATATATTACATGTGGAACACCAGTTGTGCCACATCCAATACAGACACTGATACAACACGCAAACCTAACAGGTGAGGGAGGTTCTGCTAATCATTCTAAAGGGGAATTCACCTATTGGAAGCTGCAAGTGAGATAAGATACGCTAGAAATGTAACTGAAATCCTCAAAggtgtttgttgctgttgttttggggttttttaaatactgcattTATGAAATACTCCACCCACACCCCTCGTGTGTAACAACTGGGAGCGCTACGGAACAGTTTGAAGGCTGCATTTTAAGTTGCTGTGTATTTAGTGAGACGAGAAACTAGCcgtttttaatgaaaaactaaACGTCCAGATGTGACCACCTCAGTAATCATGTTGCCTGTATACTGTGGGGGgctttccaagcccaaccatgccctgattctgtgattgtttcTAAAAACTGGCAAACAGCAGCGAGGGAAAACACAGCTAAGAAGATTCCTGCGCTGCTTCTTTTCCCTGGATAGGATAGTGACTCTACATTTTCATTACTCTCTTACTAAGGCCTGTACTTTGCAAAGCTCATCGTTGCTTCAGCTTCATGAACTAAACCATTTGTGAAGACACCactatgaaaaacaaagccATTATTTTACTGAATTTCCCAAATCAGACAAGAAATTCAAATGATCGAAAGTGAGAATCTGAACATGTCAGTCCTCAAACACTCCCAGTAACTCGACGAGATGCTCCTGACGGAGTTTTGCGGCCCGTGGAGTTCACACTGACGTtctctccaatgtctgcagacaAAAGGGAACACCTGTCCGACCCAACCACTTGCTCAACCATTCAACAGATGCTTCACTTCTTCCTGCACCGCCTTTGTGCAAGAGACACTACTAGTACtaccagaaaaaacaaacactccactttgaaaaaataaacctcGTCTCTGCAGTTCAGTAAAACGCTATCCAAAATTGGCTTCTGTTACACAGTAAAGTTCTCCAGTGCTCCTCTCCAAGCACACCAGCTCGGTCACGTATGTATAACGCTCTCAAAATAAACCTCATCTTTAATCTCCTTGCTATCTGACATGCGACTATTCGGCCATAGGCAAGCTTCCCATATTGAGCACCATTTCACCACAAATTCACTCATCGTTGGTGCCTCCAAGCAGCACGCTGTGCTTGTGCAGGACGTGCACTGCGCGAAGCACGGAGCCAGGGAACAACGGCATTCcaacaggaaaaataacttaTCTCTTGACATTAAAACTCATCACAGACGGGCAATTTCAAATCCTTCTACAGAAGCACCTATccccagcccagagctggaAAAACACGTGTGTCTAACATTCAGTATTCAGTCACCGATGCTGTGAGTCTCACATGCCCGGTAACAGCATCATCTCATCCCAGACGTACTAGAAATGTCCAGTTCTCACCttaggaaagaaacaacaaaaaaccaaacatacaGTGGTTTTAAACACTGAGCCTTACTCATACCATGAAGGTATGACAGGAATGTTTGTATCTTTTGGccttattttcctgctttccagCTCAGATGAGAAGTTGAAGGCACTGTGACAAATGGAACACGTGTTTGGGGAGGCGACCCGCAGCGACCCGCAGCGCCTCGCTGCGAGGAGATCCGAACGCTACGGCCGCTCTGCCAAGCGAGCGCTGCCCTGTGCTtccccagcacccacgggtgggCGGCTCACCGTGACACAATGCAGTTCTACGCTCTAGAACTCATTACACAGAGAACAAATTCTGATCCCGCTGTTGGCTTAGAGTGAGTTTAGCAATCCTGGACATATTCATATGTAAATTTCTAGAAGTGTTTCCCTTCAGATGTtgtaaacacacacatctgGACAAGTTTGTGCGTGCTCCATCCTGCCGGAGGGCTGTTGGGTAACCGCAGACAGCGCCAGTGACACCCTCTGCGGGAGCAGCTCCCGGCAGCCCCgccagctctgctctgatcGCCCCTCAGCGCCTTCTAACAGAGAAATTAAGCAACTACAACCTCGGCAGAGGTTCTTATGCTTCCCACTCCAGCTCCGTGGGCTAGGGAcaggagatcacggatgcagggAATGGAAACGGGAACCTGCCACCCAAACCATCCCGATCGGCGTGCAAGGAACAAACTGGATAAAGCTACGAACTGTAATTACCAAGCCTAAGCCTGCTCGAAGCCTACGCTTTCATCACTAGTGTTAACATGAGGATGACTAATAAATACGTCATGATGGAAAAGTCCAACAAGTCCATTTTTTATAGCtatcttaaaaaatacaaatcaatCCAAGGTGACAATGCAATACATTGAACCCACCAAACTATCAAAACCAGGCAATTACAAAACAAGTAAAAACAACCACCGAGCTGGAAATAAAGTTTGAAGATATTTTCAGTTACAAAATCCTTACTACacagttattattattatgctaTCTTTGTTCACACAGACTGAGGACGAGTCTCAAAACAACAGTGACAAACGTACACTAGGTGTCACATTCAGAAGCATTAATTCCTACAACACAAATTACTCAAAAGATCGTGCAAATTTGAAAAAAACTAaccaagagaaagagaaggggaacATTTAAGATTTGCTTGTTGTAGATCAAGAAAAACTGTCCTTGTCGGCATCAGAACGCACCGACCTGTTGATGCAGCCGTCGCCAAGGCCATCCTAAGGCGGGGTCACGGGGATCCCCAGCCCGGCTCAGCAGTACCTGTCCCCCGGCAGGTGTCACCCCCGGCACGCAGGCCCGCAGGACGCCCCGCCAGGCGGACCTGCCCGCCATCGGCAGCGCCATCGGCAGCCCAGGCGCTCATGGCGGGCCCGCTGGAAGAGCCCCCGCGGTGCCCCGCGCTTTGCTGGTACCGCTTGGGGCCCGACCCCCCCATTTACTGCCGCGCACAGGCCCCGGCGCCCCAAGATGGTGCCCGAGCATCCCCCGccaggccgggccgggccgggccgcgctgGCT
It contains:
- the SIAH1 gene encoding E3 ubiquitin-protein ligase SIAH1 isoform X3; translated protein: MSRQTATALPTGTSKCTPSQRVPALTGTTASNNDLASLFECPVCFDYVLPPILQCQSGHLVCSNCRPKLTCCPTCRGPLGSIRNLAMEKVANSVLFPCKYASSGCEITLPHTEKADHEELCEFRPYSCPCPGASCKWQGSLDAVMPHLMHQHKSITTLQGEDIVFLATDINLPGAVDWVMMQSCFGFHFMLVLEKQEKYDGHQQFFAIVQLIGTRKQAENFAYRLELNGHRRRLTWEATPRSIHEGIATAIMNSDCLVFDTSIAQLFAENGNLGINVTISMC
- the SIAH1 gene encoding E3 ubiquitin-protein ligase SIAH1 isoform X2, translating into MALATAASTEMSRQTATALPTGTSKCTPSQRVPALTGTTASNNDLASLFECPVCFDYVLPPILQCQSGHLVCSNCRPKLTCCPTCRGPLGSIRNLAMEKVANSVLFPCKYASSGCEITLPHTEKADHEELCEFRPYSCPCPGASCKWQGSLDAVMPHLMHQHKSITTLQGEDIVFLATDINLPGAVDWVMMQSCFGFHFMLVLEKQEKYDGHQQFFAIVQLIGTRKQAENFAYRLELNGHRRRLTWEATPRSIHEGIATAIMNSDCLVFDTSIAQLFAENGNLGINVTISMC
- the SIAH1 gene encoding E3 ubiquitin-protein ligase SIAH1 isoform X1, with the protein product MALATAASTGRCVLMPTRTVFLDLQQANLKCSPSLSLEMSRQTATALPTGTSKCTPSQRVPALTGTTASNNDLASLFECPVCFDYVLPPILQCQSGHLVCSNCRPKLTCCPTCRGPLGSIRNLAMEKVANSVLFPCKYASSGCEITLPHTEKADHEELCEFRPYSCPCPGASCKWQGSLDAVMPHLMHQHKSITTLQGEDIVFLATDINLPGAVDWVMMQSCFGFHFMLVLEKQEKYDGHQQFFAIVQLIGTRKQAENFAYRLELNGHRRRLTWEATPRSIHEGIATAIMNSDCLVFDTSIAQLFAENGNLGINVTISMC